A portion of the Macaca mulatta isolate MMU2019108-1 chromosome 4, T2T-MMU8v2.0, whole genome shotgun sequence genome contains these proteins:
- the H3C12 gene encoding histone H3.1, which produces MKIVLRTNQVIPTAVLTNQDQIIVINSGRSHCSFSAFFQSITFSTMARTKQTARKSTGGKAPRKQLATKAARKSAPATGGVKKPHRYRPGTVALREIRRYQKSTELLIRKLPFQRLVREIAQDFKTDLRFQSSAVMALQEACEAYLVGLFEDTNLCAIHAKRVTIMPKDIQLARRIRVARAWTLAGINILTAFGYLP; this is translated from the exons ATGAAGATAGTACTAAGAACCAATCAGGTTATTCCCACAGCAGTTCTGACCAATCAGGATCAGATCATCGTTATAAATTCTGGTAGAAGCCACTGTTCATTCAGTGCTTTCTTTCAGAGCATAACTTTCTCAACTATGGCTCGGACGAAGCAGACAGCCCGCAAGTCCACCGGCGGCAAGGCACCGCGGAAGCAGCTGGCCACCAAGGCAGCGCGCAAAAGCGCTCCAGCGACTGGCGGTGTGAAGAAGCCCCACCGCTACcggccaggcactgtggcctTGCGCGAGATCCGCCGTTATCAGAAGTCGACTGAGCTGCTCATCCGCAAACTGCCATTTCAGCGCCTGGTGCGAGAAATCGCGCAGGATTTCAAAACTGACCTTCGTTTCCAGAGCTCGGCGGTGATGGCGCTGCAAGAGGCGTGCGAGGCCTATCTGGTGGGGCTCTTTGAGGACACCAATCTCTGTGCCATTCACGCCAAGCGCGTCACTATTATGCCTAAGGACATCCAGCTTGCGCGTCGTATTCGTG TGGCAAGGGCCTGGACACTGGCTGGGATCAACATCCTAACGGCGTTTGGGTACCTCCCCTAG